One segment of Desulfosudis oleivorans Hxd3 DNA contains the following:
- a CDS encoding DUF4824 family protein, whose product MKKRLSAKTLFILAFIMIAAINGIVLSGVAYNRSGDPNAVVVLSERELNLPYWTPKENSGMALEIAWQTLGMERGDSYGWYTYRSRNPRWMDEAKLRELGFNVDRYKARHQYKPDTPREVFVVLELGGTPWQQFLEQMDTALEKIRAAHQAAPNDEDLEKEYTRFQERVNEVKTSGSRLFAVDAGTDAKALRVEYSDRNRFIIAPAIVAMDTFYANDKKEKIVGHIQRLSVGQIHVPVGNKQVFAALLSQKRTRSDTPPAFGVEVAYGKRLEPWIRAVTPAPVTSGKDKNP is encoded by the coding sequence ATGAAAAAGCGCCTTTCCGCAAAAACACTTTTTATCCTGGCTTTTATCATGATCGCGGCAATCAACGGCATCGTGTTGTCCGGCGTGGCATACAACCGCTCCGGCGATCCGAATGCCGTGGTGGTGCTCTCTGAGCGGGAGCTCAACCTGCCCTATTGGACGCCAAAAGAGAACAGCGGCATGGCCCTGGAGATAGCGTGGCAGACGCTGGGCATGGAGCGTGGGGACAGCTACGGTTGGTATACTTACCGGTCCCGCAATCCCCGGTGGATGGACGAGGCCAAACTTCGTGAGCTGGGGTTTAACGTGGACCGATACAAGGCACGACATCAATACAAGCCCGATACGCCCAGAGAGGTATTTGTTGTTCTGGAACTGGGCGGCACACCCTGGCAACAGTTTCTGGAGCAGATGGATACCGCATTAGAGAAGATACGGGCCGCGCATCAGGCCGCTCCGAATGACGAGGACCTTGAAAAAGAGTATACCCGTTTTCAGGAGCGGGTGAACGAAGTGAAAACCAGCGGCTCCCGGCTGTTTGCCGTGGACGCCGGCACCGACGCCAAAGCCTTGCGGGTGGAATACAGCGACCGGAACCGTTTTATTATTGCTCCGGCCATTGTTGCCATGGACACCTTTTACGCGAATGACAAAAAAGAAAAAATCGTGGGCCATATTCAACGGCTGAGTGTAGGGCAAATCCACGTGCCTGTCGGCAACAAGCAGGTGTTTGCGGCCCTGCTCTCACAAAAAAGGACACGTTCCGACACCCCCCCTGCTTTCGGGGTGGAAGTTGCCTATGGCAAACGTCTGGAACCCTGGATTCGCGCGGTGACCCCGGCACCGGTCACCAGCGGGAAAGACAAAAACCCATGA
- a CDS encoding CapA family protein, with product MTLKNRFTPYRLLLVVCVITVGVYGCRAGDTADGLAHTGQVHILFAGDTAFGESYQRVIAQQAGEDILKTRGYDHGFAGLLPLLKRADTTVANLETPVTSLPASPLAGRKSYLHWSDIHAAPAALAKHNIKHLSLANNHTMDYGLQGLKQTLDVLQQNGMETFGAGASAADGARPLALSYKINGHPLRMLVAAGFEYRPVYDRAFRFYAGKDKGGVNAWSIPRAAAQIRALRGENPGAFIIAFPHWGKNYQWKTTGQTALAHALIDSGADLVLGHGAHRLQEIELYHDRWIIYSLGNFVFNAPGRYAEHDGPPFSLAALMAVTEEKGKFDCALSLYPVMSDNRITGYQPRFATKKEFDALYQSILDQSSDPGALKTRIATGQDDVGPFIRLNVTPEPFLAKNV from the coding sequence ATGACCCTTAAAAACCGCTTCACGCCGTACCGGCTTTTGCTGGTGGTGTGTGTAATCACCGTCGGCGTTTACGGGTGCCGTGCCGGCGACACGGCCGATGGTCTTGCCCACACCGGGCAGGTCCATATCCTTTTTGCGGGTGACACCGCATTTGGCGAAAGCTATCAGCGTGTCATCGCCCAACAGGCCGGCGAGGACATTCTCAAGACCCGGGGATATGATCATGGATTTGCCGGACTGCTGCCGCTTCTGAAGCGCGCGGATACAACCGTGGCCAATCTTGAAACGCCTGTCACCAGCCTGCCGGCGTCTCCGCTGGCAGGCAGAAAATCCTATCTTCACTGGAGCGATATTCACGCGGCGCCCGCCGCGCTTGCAAAACACAACATTAAGCACCTCTCCCTGGCCAACAACCACACCATGGATTACGGCCTGCAAGGGTTGAAACAGACCCTGGACGTATTGCAGCAGAACGGCATGGAGACTTTCGGCGCGGGGGCAAGCGCGGCTGACGGGGCCCGGCCTCTTGCGCTGTCTTATAAAATCAACGGTCACCCCCTGCGAATGCTGGTGGCGGCGGGCTTTGAATACCGGCCGGTCTATGACAGGGCATTCCGGTTTTACGCCGGCAAAGACAAGGGCGGTGTGAATGCCTGGTCAATCCCCAGGGCCGCCGCCCAGATCCGGGCCCTGCGCGGGGAAAACCCCGGGGCCTTTATCATCGCTTTTCCACACTGGGGCAAAAACTATCAGTGGAAAACCACCGGGCAGACAGCCCTGGCCCATGCCCTGATCGATTCCGGCGCGGACCTGGTGTTGGGCCACGGGGCCCACCGGCTTCAGGAGATTGAACTGTACCATGACCGCTGGATCATATACAGCCTGGGCAATTTTGTGTTCAACGCCCCGGGCCGGTACGCGGAACATGACGGCCCCCCTTTCAGTCTGGCCGCGTTGATGGCGGTAACGGAAGAAAAGGGGAAATTTGACTGTGCGCTGAGCCTTTATCCCGTCATGAGCGATAACCGGATCACGGGCTATCAGCCCCGGTTTGCCACGAAAAAAGAGTTTGATGCTCTATACCAAAGCATCCTTGACCAAAGCAGTGACCCGGGTGCCCTGAAAACAAGGATTGCCACCGGACAGGATGACGTGGGGCCGTTTATCCGGCTCAACGTCACGCCCGAACCTTTTCTTGCCAAAAACGTGTAA
- a CDS encoding GMP synthase (glutamine-hydrolyzing), producing MAKMKEIKAKNMNVEKFIADKVKDIQQAVGDGMAINALSGGVDSSVVTVLGHRALGKNLKTYFIDNGIMREGEPARVVATFKKMGIPVEVIDASRAFFAALKGVTDPEEKREAITQTFYKKIFGKLVVKSKATYLLQGTILTDVDETVAGIKRQHNVFAQLGIDPQKAFGYKILEPLIELRKDGVRKVGRGLGLPEAVFERMPFPGPALAARVIGEAKPDRIALARKATAIMEKTFKDVDAFQYMAILHEDRVTGMRDNKRVFGNQIEIRCWDSVDARKARPTRLSFDLLESVAKKITKTIPEVVSVTYNITSKPTSTMEAV from the coding sequence ATGGCCAAAATGAAGGAGATCAAGGCAAAAAACATGAATGTGGAGAAATTTATCGCCGACAAGGTAAAAGACATTCAGCAGGCCGTGGGAGACGGAATGGCCATTAACGCCCTTTCCGGAGGCGTGGATTCGTCCGTGGTCACCGTGCTGGGCCACAGGGCATTGGGCAAAAACCTGAAAACCTATTTCATCGACAACGGCATCATGCGGGAAGGCGAACCGGCCCGGGTGGTGGCAACCTTCAAAAAAATGGGGATTCCGGTAGAGGTCATCGATGCCTCCAGGGCCTTTTTCGCCGCGCTCAAAGGCGTGACCGACCCGGAGGAAAAAAGAGAGGCCATCACCCAGACCTTTTATAAAAAGATTTTCGGCAAGCTGGTGGTCAAGAGCAAGGCCACGTACCTGCTTCAGGGCACCATCCTGACAGACGTGGATGAGACCGTGGCCGGTATCAAGCGGCAGCACAATGTTTTTGCGCAGCTGGGCATTGACCCCCAGAAGGCGTTCGGCTACAAAATCCTGGAGCCGCTGATTGAACTGCGCAAGGACGGGGTGCGCAAGGTGGGCCGGGGCCTGGGCCTGCCGGAAGCCGTTTTTGAACGCATGCCCTTTCCCGGCCCGGCCCTGGCGGCCCGGGTGATCGGCGAGGCAAAGCCGGACAGGATCGCCCTGGCGCGAAAAGCCACGGCCATCATGGAAAAGACCTTCAAGGACGTTGACGCCTTTCAGTACATGGCCATTCTGCACGAGGACCGGGTCACGGGCATGCGGGACAACAAGCGGGTCTTCGGCAACCAGATTGAAATCCGCTGCTGGGACAGCGTGGACGCGCGCAAGGCCCGGCCCACGCGGCTCTCCTTTGACCTGCTGGAATCGGTTGCCAAAAAAATAACGAAAACCATTCCGGAAGTGGTCAGCGTGACCTACAACATCACCTCCAAGCCCACTTCCACCATGGAAGCGGTGTAA
- a CDS encoding nucleoside 2-deoxyribosyltransferase — MAQKEKTVVYCSGPLFCPEEIGGMTAIAGVLEQNGYATFLPHRDGLEAHVMKFLNSPLGINILKSRQVVDRLIFALDLFQIIERCGCIVVNTNGRVPDEGAVAEAAMAFMAGKPVVLYKNDCRSVFRGRDNSMVTGLATGPVVNRLDDIPGAVKKTCASDKGPTDGTRPLPLNVAQTVALGKKVWRLMGFLHADGGPAKEAQGLAAEISAFCLDWQDNPMEQKTGEP; from the coding sequence ATGGCACAAAAAGAAAAAACCGTTGTCTACTGTTCCGGTCCGCTTTTCTGTCCCGAAGAGATTGGTGGCATGACCGCCATTGCCGGGGTACTGGAGCAAAACGGGTATGCCACCTTTCTGCCCCACCGGGACGGACTGGAAGCCCATGTGATGAAGTTCTTAAACTCACCCCTGGGTATAAATATCCTGAAATCCCGGCAGGTGGTAGACCGGCTGATATTTGCCCTGGACCTGTTTCAGATTATTGAGCGGTGCGGGTGCATTGTGGTGAACACCAACGGCCGGGTGCCGGACGAGGGGGCCGTGGCAGAGGCGGCCATGGCCTTTATGGCCGGCAAGCCGGTGGTGCTTTACAAAAATGATTGCCGGTCCGTGTTCCGGGGCCGTGACAACTCCATGGTCACCGGCCTTGCCACCGGGCCGGTGGTAAACCGGCTGGACGATATTCCCGGGGCGGTCAAAAAGACTTGCGCGTCAGACAAAGGCCCGACTGACGGGACAAGGCCCCTGCCCCTGAATGTGGCACAAACCGTGGCCCTGGGCAAAAAGGTGTGGCGCCTGATGGGGTTTCTGCATGCCGATGGCGGGCCGGCAAAAGAGGCCCAGGGCCTGGCAGCGGAAATCTCCGCTTTTTGTCTGGACTGGCAGGACAACCCCATGGAGCAGAAAACAGGCGAGCCATAA
- a CDS encoding nitric oxide reductase activation protein NorD has translation MNQFSYINNGDSPLEVLALADPDLARRVKNRLDKAGCDLKAKAVSVLAGDVVYGLSIESALGRALADGYLALITGGADRKAIDCYSRSLQAAIKEGPTFGRILAISLPPVLLHPDSRLFDRFMAAVNRIKARWLYALTAEPMEIIGELVSGKAADAGLAYLDLLLAVFDHELTYNQYRRFTAEFPRAVLSFSPGQRAWKTVQLERVVRRDFDLACLFLTPLTRELAFLAPADLERFISEGLDRHQKDANRGKKFLTLESRTAIETCDRLRTTAIFPEMQQKISCYLHARTGRAIPVKPISGLPETFFSNSPDVSACSDGKTIFLADTINRNSRRKENSDFYKALAWIEAGLIEFGTFDFDLQKALENAGRPPRPIGPGEDGRTDMERLFDCFPHTGLAADLFSIFEYGRVRTLLEEHYPEGARRFYGLVRQAAAPGPGENIMQTLHACIALGRNLVQCRGAGKRTVETVARIFNHHAAGRPFPEASAQALFSVFEGLRPGLFMQGEYRSMAPALGLCLRPALFARAWGEHDRLAGRVQQAVAKEGYKAYKSDILRRMREQGGLLYAEDIQQIVAHTPQAHEPGPESGAGPGLPGIDLSDLHDSLAANGPAPDPAGGPVYRYREWDHAIGDYLADHVLVRERRFDPPDSGFYQSALSRHRGLVKKIRYAFELLKPEGMTVLRKWREGEDFDYRQLIDFVIDKKAGKTPSERIYIKRLKKVRDVAVLLLLDISRSTSGAVAGSDTTTVLSVEKEATVLFCEALDVVGDTFAIAGFSGTGRLGVDYFPIKDFDQPMTDTVRRGIGGLSPQRNTRMGAAIRHATAQLKAAAAASRLLIIVTDGFPNDLDYKRERAIEDTRRALLEARAGGISVHTITVNIAGDGVLDDLYGKVRHSVISNVRELPNKLLRIYGRLTG, from the coding sequence ATGAACCAATTCTCATACATAAATAATGGAGACTCCCCCCTGGAGGTCCTGGCCCTGGCCGATCCCGACCTGGCCCGCCGGGTAAAAAACCGGCTGGACAAGGCCGGATGCGATTTGAAGGCGAAGGCGGTAAGCGTTCTGGCCGGTGACGTGGTGTACGGCCTTTCCATTGAATCCGCCCTGGGCCGGGCCCTGGCCGACGGCTACCTGGCACTGATCACCGGGGGCGCGGACCGGAAGGCCATTGATTGTTACAGCCGATCCCTTCAGGCGGCCATTAAAGAGGGGCCCACGTTTGGCCGGATTCTGGCCATCAGCCTGCCCCCGGTGCTGCTTCACCCCGATTCCCGGCTGTTTGACCGGTTCATGGCCGCCGTGAACCGGATCAAGGCCCGGTGGCTTTATGCCCTGACCGCCGAGCCCATGGAGATCATCGGTGAACTGGTGAGCGGCAAGGCCGCGGACGCCGGCCTTGCCTACCTGGACCTTTTGCTGGCGGTGTTTGACCATGAACTGACCTACAACCAGTACCGGCGGTTTACCGCCGAGTTTCCCCGGGCCGTGCTTTCGTTTTCGCCCGGCCAGCGGGCCTGGAAAACCGTTCAGCTGGAGCGGGTGGTGCGCCGGGATTTTGACCTGGCCTGCCTGTTTCTGACGCCGTTGACCCGGGAGCTTGCCTTTCTGGCGCCGGCCGACCTTGAACGCTTTATCTCAGAGGGGCTGGACCGCCATCAAAAGGATGCCAACCGGGGAAAAAAGTTTCTGACCTTGGAGTCCCGGACCGCCATTGAAACCTGCGACCGTCTTCGGACCACGGCGATTTTTCCGGAGATGCAGCAGAAGATTTCCTGCTACCTGCATGCCCGCACCGGCCGGGCCATTCCCGTGAAGCCGATCTCCGGTCTGCCCGAAACTTTTTTTTCGAATTCACCTGATGTGTCTGCCTGTTCCGACGGGAAGACCATTTTTCTGGCCGACACGATCAACCGCAATTCGCGGCGGAAAGAAAACAGCGATTTTTACAAGGCCCTGGCCTGGATCGAGGCCGGGCTGATTGAGTTCGGCACCTTTGATTTTGACCTGCAAAAAGCCCTGGAAAATGCCGGCCGTCCCCCGAGACCCATCGGGCCGGGCGAAGATGGCCGCACCGATATGGAACGGCTGTTTGACTGTTTTCCCCACACCGGCCTGGCCGCCGACCTTTTTTCCATTTTTGAATACGGCCGGGTCCGCACCCTGCTGGAAGAACATTACCCGGAAGGGGCCCGGCGCTTTTACGGGCTGGTCCGGCAGGCGGCGGCCCCCGGGCCGGGCGAAAATATAATGCAGACGCTTCATGCGTGCATCGCCCTGGGCCGGAACCTGGTACAATGCAGGGGTGCCGGAAAGCGAACGGTGGAGACCGTGGCGCGTATTTTCAATCACCATGCAGCCGGCCGTCCGTTTCCCGAAGCCTCGGCCCAGGCCCTGTTTTCCGTGTTCGAAGGCCTGCGGCCCGGTCTTTTCATGCAGGGCGAATACAGATCCATGGCCCCGGCCCTGGGCCTTTGCCTGCGGCCCGCGCTTTTTGCCAGGGCCTGGGGCGAGCATGACAGGCTGGCGGGCCGGGTGCAGCAGGCTGTTGCAAAAGAGGGGTACAAGGCATACAAGTCCGATATCCTGCGGCGAATGCGGGAACAGGGAGGGCTTCTTTATGCCGAAGATATTCAACAGATCGTGGCTCACACCCCCCAGGCGCATGAACCGGGACCGGAAAGCGGTGCCGGCCCCGGTTTACCGGGCATTGACCTGTCCGACCTCCATGATTCCCTGGCGGCAAACGGGCCGGCGCCGGATCCTGCCGGCGGGCCGGTTTACCGATACCGGGAGTGGGACCACGCCATCGGGGACTATCTTGCCGATCATGTGCTGGTGCGGGAACGCCGCTTCGATCCGCCGGATTCCGGATTCTACCAGTCGGCTCTTTCCCGGCACCGGGGCCTGGTGAAAAAAATCCGCTACGCCTTTGAACTGCTCAAACCCGAGGGTATGACCGTGCTTCGCAAGTGGCGGGAAGGAGAGGATTTCGATTATCGCCAGCTGATCGATTTTGTGATTGACAAAAAGGCCGGCAAAACCCCGTCCGAAAGGATCTATATCAAGCGGCTTAAGAAGGTGCGGGACGTGGCCGTGCTGCTGCTGCTGGACATTTCGCGTTCCACCTCCGGCGCGGTCGCCGGTTCAGACACGACCACGGTGCTCTCCGTTGAAAAGGAGGCCACGGTCCTGTTCTGCGAAGCCCTGGACGTGGTGGGCGACACCTTTGCCATTGCCGGGTTTTCCGGCACCGGCCGCCTGGGTGTGGACTATTTCCCCATCAAGGATTTTGACCAGCCCATGACCGACACCGTGCGCCGGGGCATCGGCGGGCTGTCGCCCCAGCGCAACACCCGCATGGGGGCCGCCATCCGGCATGCCACGGCACAGCTCAAGGCTGCGGCCGCCGCCTCCAGGCTGCTGATCATCGTGACCGACGGGTTTCCCAACGACCTGGACTACAAGCGGGAACGGGCCATTGAGGATACCCGGCGGGCCCTGCTGGAAGCCAGGGCCGGCGGCATTTCCGTTCACACCATCACCGTGAACATCGCCGGTGACGGCGTGCTGGACGATCTTTACGGAAAAGTGCGCCACAGCGTGATCTCCAATGTGAGGGAGCTGCCGAACAAGCTGCTGCGAATCTACGGGCGGTTGACAGGATGA
- a CDS encoding CbbQ/NirQ/NorQ/GpvN family protein has translation MKKQQNTEIRAEDFRITEEPFYLPAGNEAVLFQAAYDARLPVMLKGPTGCGKTRFVQHMSFRLGRPLITVACHEDLFVSDLVGRYILKNDETVWRDGPLTTAVRMGAICYFDEIVEARKDTTVVIHPLTDDRRTLYIDKKGEVIPAHPDFLLVISYNPGYQSVLKDMKQSTRQRFTALTFDYPAAEHEITIICKEAGVDQETADRLVRLGTRIRNIREHGLTEGASTRLLIYAARLIRQGVAGADACRAAICQPLTDDEGLQETLDDLVKDLF, from the coding sequence GTGAAAAAGCAGCAGAACACGGAAATCAGGGCCGAAGATTTCCGAATTACGGAAGAACCCTTCTACCTGCCGGCGGGAAACGAGGCGGTTCTGTTTCAGGCGGCTTACGACGCCCGGCTGCCCGTTATGCTCAAGGGCCCCACCGGCTGCGGCAAGACCCGGTTCGTGCAGCACATGTCCTTTCGTCTGGGCCGGCCCCTGATCACCGTGGCCTGCCACGAGGACCTGTTTGTCTCCGACCTGGTGGGCCGCTACATTCTGAAAAACGATGAAACCGTGTGGCGGGACGGCCCCCTGACCACGGCGGTGCGTATGGGCGCTATCTGCTATTTTGACGAGATCGTGGAGGCCCGGAAAGACACCACCGTGGTGATTCACCCGCTGACCGACGACCGCCGCACCCTCTATATCGACAAAAAAGGAGAGGTGATTCCCGCCCACCCCGACTTTCTGCTGGTGATCTCCTATAACCCCGGATACCAGTCCGTGCTTAAAGACATGAAGCAGAGCACGCGCCAGCGGTTTACGGCCCTGACCTTTGACTATCCGGCGGCTGAACATGAAATTACCATCATTTGCAAGGAGGCGGGCGTGGACCAGGAGACCGCTGACCGGCTGGTGCGGCTGGGGACCCGGATTCGCAACATTCGGGAGCACGGCCTGACCGAGGGGGCCAGCACCCGGCTCCTTATCTATGCCGCCCGCCTGATCCGCCAGGGCGTGGCCGGGGCGGACGCCTGCCGGGCCGCCATCTGCCAGCCCCTGACCGATGATGAGGGGTTGCAGGAGACGCTGGATGATTTGGTAAAAGATCTGTTTTGA
- a CDS encoding TraB/GumN family protein: MTSDDNIHHLHAGDKEILLVGTAHVSRQSAEQVTQVIEAEQPDTVCVELCRPRFEAVRNREHWRQMDILKVVRDKKAFMLLANLLLAAFQKKIAEKFGIAPGQDMISAIETAEKIGAKIHLADREIRATLARAWRSMGLWGKSKLLFQLVGSLAGADEISEEEIEKLKQEDMLHMVLAELEASHPMLRKIIIDERDQYLAHSIYNAPGKKIVAVVGAGHVAGIKRYWNTAIDIQALETVPPPGISGKVIKWGIPALIIAVFVLGFALGGRDTGMHLLGLWILANSTLAGLGALAAWGHPLTILAAAVSAPITSVNPAIGAGWVAGLVEALVRRPTVGDLEDLSSDITSFGGFWRNRVTRVLLVVVLVNLGSTLGTFGALPLMARLFH, from the coding sequence ATGACCAGTGACGACAACATTCATCACCTGCATGCAGGTGACAAAGAGATCCTTCTGGTGGGCACCGCCCATGTCTCCCGCCAGAGCGCCGAACAGGTCACTCAGGTGATTGAGGCAGAGCAGCCGGACACGGTGTGCGTGGAGCTTTGCCGGCCCAGGTTTGAGGCTGTCCGCAACCGGGAGCACTGGCGACAGATGGACATCCTGAAGGTGGTCCGGGACAAGAAGGCCTTTATGCTGCTGGCCAACCTGCTGCTGGCCGCCTTTCAGAAAAAGATCGCGGAAAAGTTCGGCATTGCGCCGGGCCAGGACATGATCAGTGCTATTGAAACCGCGGAAAAAATCGGGGCAAAGATCCACCTGGCCGACCGGGAAATCCGCGCCACCCTTGCCCGGGCCTGGCGTTCCATGGGGCTCTGGGGAAAAAGCAAGCTCCTGTTCCAACTGGTGGGCTCCCTTGCAGGTGCCGATGAAATCTCTGAAGAGGAGATCGAAAAGCTCAAGCAGGAGGACATGCTGCACATGGTGCTGGCCGAGCTGGAGGCATCCCACCCCATGCTGCGAAAAATCATCATCGATGAACGGGACCAGTACCTGGCCCACTCCATTTACAACGCCCCCGGAAAAAAGATCGTGGCTGTGGTGGGTGCGGGCCATGTAGCCGGCATCAAACGGTACTGGAACACGGCCATCGATATTCAGGCGCTGGAGACCGTTCCACCGCCCGGTATATCCGGGAAAGTGATAAAGTGGGGTATTCCCGCCCTTATCATCGCGGTGTTTGTGCTGGGGTTTGCCCTGGGCGGCAGGGATACCGGCATGCACCTTCTGGGGCTCTGGATTCTTGCCAACAGCACCCTGGCCGGCCTGGGCGCCCTGGCCGCATGGGGCCATCCGCTCACCATCCTGGCGGCCGCGGTATCGGCCCCCATCACATCGGTCAACCCCGCCATTGGCGCCGGATGGGTGGCCGGGCTGGTGGAAGCCCTGGTGCGGCGGCCCACCGTGGGAGACCTGGAAGACCTCTCTTCCGATATCACCTCCTTTGGCGGTTTCTGGCGCAACCGGGTCACCCGGGTGCTGCTGGTTGTGGTGCTGGTCAATCTGGGCAGCACGCTGGGCACCTTTGGTGCCCTGCCCCTGATGGCCCGGCTGTTCCACTGA
- a CDS encoding STAS domain-containing protein — MAQSEITRQARQVIVKPGTDLVASMADGFREELQQVIRESPESVTIDLTGVEMVDSVGIGVMIAVYNSLAKVEGMLKVINANKNILNLFRTMRLDRHFTVEGTA; from the coding sequence ATGGCTCAGAGTGAAATCACCCGGCAGGCCAGGCAGGTGATCGTGAAGCCCGGGACCGACCTGGTGGCCTCCATGGCCGATGGTTTCCGGGAGGAGTTGCAGCAGGTGATTCGGGAATCACCCGAGTCGGTCACCATTGACCTGACCGGCGTGGAGATGGTGGACTCCGTGGGCATCGGCGTCATGATTGCTGTCTATAACTCGCTGGCCAAAGTGGAAGGCATGCTCAAGGTCATCAACGCCAATAAAAACATTTTAAACCTCTTTCGCACCATGCGGCTGGACCGGCACTTTACCGTCGAAGGTACGGCGTAA
- a CDS encoding SH3 domain-containing protein, which yields MRINRRNGVWGLLYFFMIWGVPFFTMAADTAGRQQAVEIQSTVPVLNIRSRPGLNAGVVGKLTASETSTALEVLEKWVKIRKSDGTEGFVFKEYTAVIQPEQAPEEALMPDPPSEKPVLLTATVPVLNIRSRPGLNADVVGKLTASETSTVLEVLEAWVKIRKSDGTEGFVFKQYARLSERHPEKRSADQKTNKGSDAGTLQEDRLAGADTDGTGDPALDDVLSGFDDGGTSADGLDGVLAGFDGDGETSGDLGDVLSGFEDETSSLELDAADTTASPWDVGGSVKLSTVFNVNHDPPEPGWTDHRGLSRMRSELDLQIDRDIYHSWKARVSGRAFYDFAYAIQGRDNYTSQVLDVYEDEAEIREAYVQGSLLPSLDLKVGRQIVVWGRSENFRVTDVLNPVDSRTPGLVDIEDIRLPVCMTRLDYYTGAFSITGIAIPEIRFNKMPVVGNDFYPLNEAQPGEVVPSPSLANTELAMAIKGIFHGWDASLYGAYLFDDDTYYELLGYEYTLVDTIPLPGGGTQPVYEQDIVAVRRHARLYMVGGAANVTTGSWLFKTELSYTDGYRYTSTEDEKGKLRWLVGLEYSGLKNTTVSLDLLQTWVDDFEPAMKKMPDYAVETQFEAALRVSRTFLRERLELVFFGLLRGGQGEDGAFERLSASYDFTDRLTGGIGALFYQDGDSITYDNIHDNNRVYADLTYNF from the coding sequence ATGCGGATAAACCGGCGCAATGGAGTGTGGGGCCTGCTGTATTTTTTTATGATATGGGGTGTTCCCTTCTTTACAATGGCCGCGGACACCGCAGGCAGGCAGCAGGCCGTTGAGATTCAATCCACCGTGCCGGTGCTGAATATCAGAAGCCGGCCCGGCCTGAATGCCGGGGTCGTGGGGAAACTGACCGCTTCGGAAACATCAACGGCCCTGGAAGTTCTGGAAAAGTGGGTCAAAATCCGCAAATCCGATGGCACGGAAGGGTTTGTGTTCAAAGAATACACCGCCGTCATACAACCGGAACAGGCGCCTGAAGAGGCGTTGATGCCGGACCCGCCTTCAGAGAAACCCGTGTTGCTCACCGCCACCGTGCCGGTGCTGAATATCAGAAGCCGGCCTGGCCTGAATGCCGATGTCGTGGGGAAACTGACCGCTTCGGAAACATCGACGGTCCTGGAAGTCCTGGAAGCGTGGGTCAAAATCCGCAAGTCCGACGGCACCGAAGGGTTTGTGTTCAAACAGTATGCCCGCCTGTCAGAGCGACACCCGGAAAAACGCTCTGCCGATCAAAAAACGAATAAAGGTTCGGATGCCGGCACTTTGCAGGAAGACCGGCTGGCCGGCGCGGACACCGACGGCACCGGTGATCCCGCCCTGGATGATGTGCTTTCAGGGTTTGATGATGGCGGGACATCCGCTGATGGCCTGGACGGTGTTCTGGCAGGGTTTGACGGCGATGGGGAAACTTCCGGCGACCTCGGCGATGTACTGTCCGGGTTTGAGGACGAGACATCTTCGCTTGAGCTTGACGCCGCGGACACAACCGCCTCTCCCTGGGATGTGGGCGGTTCGGTAAAGCTCTCCACTGTCTTTAACGTCAACCATGATCCCCCTGAACCCGGCTGGACCGATCACCGCGGCCTGTCGCGCATGCGATCGGAACTTGACCTGCAAATTGATCGGGATATTTATCACTCCTGGAAGGCTCGCGTCAGCGGCCGGGCGTTCTATGATTTTGCATACGCCATCCAGGGCCGTGACAACTACACCAGCCAGGTGCTGGACGTGTATGAAGACGAGGCTGAAATCCGGGAGGCCTATGTGCAGGGCTCTCTTTTGCCGTCCCTTGACCTGAAGGTGGGCCGCCAGATAGTGGTCTGGGGACGGTCGGAGAACTTTCGTGTCACTGATGTGCTGAATCCCGTTGACAGCCGCACCCCCGGCCTGGTGGATATCGAAGACATTCGCCTGCCGGTGTGCATGACCCGGCTGGATTATTACACAGGCGCCTTTTCCATCACCGGCATTGCCATTCCAGAAATCCGGTTCAACAAAATGCCGGTGGTCGGCAACGACTTTTATCCCTTAAACGAAGCCCAGCCCGGCGAGGTAGTGCCCAGTCCGAGCCTTGCCAATACAGAACTGGCAATGGCGATAAAAGGCATCTTTCACGGGTGGGACGCGTCTTTATACGGCGCCTATCTGTTTGATGACGACACTTACTATGAACTGCTGGGCTATGAATACACCCTCGTGGATACCATTCCGCTGCCCGGGGGCGGGACCCAGCCGGTTTATGAACAGGATATTGTGGCCGTGCGCCGTCATGCCAGGCTGTACATGGTGGGCGGGGCCGCCAATGTCACCACCGGCAGCTGGCTTTTCAAGACGGAGCTCTCCTATACCGATGGTTACCGGTACACCAGCACGGAGGATGAAAAAGGGAAGTTGAGGTGGCTGGTCGGCCTGGAGTATTCAGGCCTGAAAAACACTACTGTTTCCCTGGATCTTTTACAAACATGGGTGGACGACTTTGAGCCGGCCATGAAAAAGATGCCGGACTACGCCGTGGAAACACAGTTCGAAGCAGCCCTTCGGGTCTCCCGGACCTTTCTGCGTGAACGGCTTGAGCTGGTCTTTTTCGGCCTTTTAAGGGGCGGCCAGGGAGAAGACGGCGCCTTTGAGCGCCTTTCCGCGTCTTATGATTTTACCGACCGCCTCACCGGCGGCATCGGCGCCCTCTTCTACCAGGACGGTGACAGCATCACCTATGACAACATTCACGACAACAACCGGGTGTACGCGGACTTAACTTACAATTTTTAA